The Catenulispora sp. GP43 genome includes a window with the following:
- a CDS encoding SCO2524 family protein — protein MRTNPRQHILDTWRAFARATFSSGEWAWGGRYTSNSISDAEQILILLYPATEVPGFRLDRPDAIEDDVLAVLRPMGSGLDIPMRMLEALEQYLTRYTDDDGAPTFTGGSYLLTEDSDSEVKPEQSEYDVTESYSISVTLCLSAKGFLREFQRTVERRELQSRIDTVVLAIDTRLTAAMVGLLRSFVVNVLTPDTPAESVLLRTVSQGRVVGRTLTQDLRGQLQPVRDKLPELTFGLPPENERVLRDYPERFFECGWAWGVAQDATDIELPAAEGVKQPHGIAESRPVLHFTVNALDGLADLFSTRTSRQGLLTSEQQSLREALNLRWGLALQYWSTIATFGAGRWPVEDVPWQATDGQSSPYFSELVLSIVAMAQQGGPSGSVIGRIVAVVEELAQRGLVNRRATEDDRSVLLHDPGVQMTLRGSEMEGPMLAWSYNGYAATLAKTALRIASVTTSRRNRARLIEIADASVEHLLNRRQQPDGLWDQLSNVYPGLPTSPATPAWDMTERSIEVFVAAAGLIADPPVADPGQVDQANTKIAEARHILDQERLTTPTAGGSQEQKLLREAEQSLNRAESLSSERPATAAALADKVLRELDELAFARQAASRSA, from the coding sequence TTGAGAACGAACCCACGACAACACATCCTGGACACGTGGCGGGCTTTCGCGCGCGCGACGTTCAGCAGCGGGGAGTGGGCCTGGGGTGGTCGCTACACCTCGAACAGCATCAGCGACGCCGAGCAGATCCTGATCCTGCTGTATCCCGCGACCGAGGTGCCCGGCTTCCGGCTGGACCGCCCGGACGCCATCGAGGATGACGTGCTGGCGGTGCTGCGGCCGATGGGCAGCGGTCTGGACATCCCCATGCGGATGCTCGAGGCACTGGAGCAATACCTGACGCGCTACACCGACGACGACGGCGCGCCGACCTTCACCGGCGGTTCCTACCTGCTGACGGAGGACTCGGACAGCGAGGTGAAGCCCGAGCAGTCCGAGTACGACGTCACCGAGTCGTACTCGATCTCGGTCACCCTGTGTCTGTCCGCGAAGGGCTTCCTGCGCGAGTTCCAGCGCACCGTGGAGCGCCGTGAACTACAGAGCCGGATCGACACCGTGGTCCTGGCCATCGACACGCGCCTGACCGCGGCCATGGTCGGCCTGCTGCGCTCGTTCGTGGTGAACGTGCTGACCCCGGACACCCCGGCGGAGTCCGTGCTGCTGCGCACGGTCAGCCAGGGCCGGGTCGTGGGCCGCACACTCACCCAGGACCTGCGCGGCCAGTTGCAGCCGGTGCGCGACAAGCTGCCGGAGCTCACCTTCGGTCTGCCGCCGGAGAACGAGCGGGTGCTGCGCGACTACCCGGAGCGCTTCTTCGAGTGCGGCTGGGCCTGGGGGGTGGCGCAGGACGCCACCGACATCGAGCTCCCGGCCGCCGAGGGCGTGAAGCAGCCGCACGGGATCGCCGAGTCCCGTCCGGTGCTGCACTTCACGGTCAACGCCCTGGACGGTCTGGCCGACCTCTTCTCCACCCGCACCTCCCGGCAGGGTCTGCTGACCTCCGAGCAGCAGTCCCTGCGCGAGGCGCTGAACCTGCGCTGGGGCCTGGCGCTGCAGTACTGGTCCACGATCGCGACGTTCGGAGCCGGCCGCTGGCCGGTGGAGGACGTCCCCTGGCAGGCCACCGACGGCCAGAGCTCCCCCTACTTCTCCGAGCTGGTGCTCTCCATCGTCGCCATGGCCCAGCAGGGCGGGCCCTCGGGCAGCGTGATCGGCCGCATCGTGGCCGTCGTGGAGGAGCTGGCCCAGCGCGGCCTGGTCAACCGGCGCGCGACCGAGGACGACCGCAGTGTGCTGCTGCACGATCCCGGCGTGCAGATGACGCTGCGCGGCTCGGAGATGGAAGGCCCGATGCTGGCCTGGTCCTACAACGGCTACGCCGCCACCCTGGCCAAGACCGCGCTGCGCATCGCGAGCGTCACCACCAGCCGGCGCAACCGCGCCCGGCTCATCGAGATCGCCGACGCCTCGGTGGAGCACCTGCTCAACCGCCGCCAGCAGCCCGACGGGCTGTGGGACCAGCTCTCCAACGTCTACCCCGGCCTGCCGACCTCGCCGGCCACCCCGGCCTGGGACATGACAGAGCGCTCCATCGAGGTCTTCGTGGCCGCGGCCGGTCTGATCGCCGACCCGCCGGTGGCCGACCCGGGCCAGGTGGACCAGGCCAACACCAAGATCGCCGAGGCCCGGCACATCCTGGACCAGGAGCGGCTGACCACGCCCACGGCCGGCGGCTCGCAGGAGCAGAAACTGCTCAGGGAGGCCGAACAGTCGCTGAACCGCGCCGAGTCCCTGTCCTCCGAACGGCCCGCGACCGCCGCGGCGCTGGCCGACAAGGTGCTCAGAGAGTTGGACGAACTGGCCTTCGCCCGCCAGGCAGCGAGCAGGAGCGCATGA
- a CDS encoding SCO2524 family protein has translation MAIFLQGARVRIEPRRQILDIWRATLRDCHGAGTWIWGGMGGSDPIADAEQLLCLFLPITRIEVFDVCDPDRVAADVAAALRPLGEPTRIPRTLVDIALEYFANHTDGDGEPRFGADGRLRVLGTDEPPSRDGQREEFALVDSFAVSVTLCLALFVFADARRGLEMQAKQREKLDELRRRASRRLTAAMTGLVRGFVVHAVGVDGDEGRSILAMLRHGARTDAALQQGLYQRFERLRIRLGQDVRLGIFDESMPDADQLFECGWTWGVSRDSRPLEDFRSRMSGEAGFAVARPWLYFTVSALDSIADLYVGRLNTLSFLDQEQCSLADALILRQSLTQKYWSGMARFDPDRWPVADIPWRTSDGQESEYFSLLVASVLIHDLADRADRAATDTDLAKAAGLISDLASRGRLTSRMADSDPAIGLHHPGVPQFLTGTQDAAGSILVLYTADYAPLVMKLALEALQLTGDVEVREALTAVAEAAMEHLAKRRLPGDGGPAELWDDVSGFPGLAGPKPDRPSWRQTEKVVEALVTAAVAIEREPLRSTPMQDHLLELLHEAERIYNRELLRSDLSGFRALTERLDEIGDLIRRARELRHRRTGTAIALTERALRLLDALEQAHEDAGRSR, from the coding sequence ATGGCGATCTTCCTTCAGGGGGCCCGGGTGCGGATCGAACCACGCAGGCAGATTCTCGATATCTGGCGTGCCACGCTGCGCGACTGCCACGGCGCCGGGACGTGGATCTGGGGCGGGATGGGCGGTTCGGACCCGATCGCGGACGCCGAACAGCTGTTGTGCCTGTTCCTCCCGATCACCCGGATCGAGGTGTTCGACGTCTGCGATCCGGACCGCGTCGCCGCCGACGTCGCCGCCGCGCTGCGGCCGCTGGGGGAGCCCACCCGCATTCCGCGCACGCTGGTGGACATCGCGCTGGAGTACTTCGCGAACCACACCGACGGCGACGGCGAGCCGCGGTTCGGCGCCGACGGCCGCCTGCGGGTCCTCGGCACGGACGAACCGCCGTCGCGGGACGGGCAGCGCGAGGAGTTCGCGCTGGTCGACTCCTTCGCGGTGTCCGTCACGCTGTGCCTGGCGCTGTTCGTGTTCGCCGACGCGCGCCGGGGTCTGGAAATGCAGGCCAAGCAGCGCGAGAAGCTCGACGAGTTGCGCCGGCGGGCCTCACGCCGGCTGACCGCCGCGATGACCGGGCTGGTACGCGGTTTCGTCGTGCACGCGGTCGGCGTCGACGGCGACGAAGGCCGCTCCATCCTCGCCATGCTGCGCCACGGCGCACGCACCGACGCCGCGCTCCAACAAGGCCTGTACCAACGGTTCGAGCGCCTGCGCATCCGGCTGGGGCAAGACGTCCGGCTCGGCATCTTCGACGAGAGCATGCCTGATGCGGACCAGCTCTTCGAATGCGGTTGGACGTGGGGGGTCTCGCGGGACTCCCGGCCGCTCGAAGACTTTCGGTCCCGAATGTCGGGCGAAGCAGGGTTCGCCGTCGCGCGCCCCTGGCTGTACTTCACGGTGTCCGCTCTGGACAGCATCGCCGATCTGTATGTCGGCCGACTCAATACCCTGAGCTTCCTGGACCAAGAACAGTGCAGCCTGGCCGACGCCCTTATTCTGCGCCAAAGTCTCACCCAGAAGTACTGGTCGGGGATGGCGCGCTTCGACCCGGACCGCTGGCCCGTGGCGGACATCCCCTGGCGGACCAGCGACGGCCAGGAATCCGAGTACTTCTCGCTGCTGGTCGCCTCGGTACTGATCCACGACCTGGCCGACCGGGCCGACCGGGCCGCCACCGACACCGATCTGGCCAAGGCCGCCGGCCTCATCTCCGACCTGGCGTCCCGGGGCCGCCTCACCAGCCGGATGGCGGACAGCGATCCGGCGATCGGGCTGCATCACCCCGGCGTCCCCCAGTTCCTGACCGGCACCCAGGACGCGGCGGGCTCGATCCTGGTCCTGTACACGGCGGACTACGCGCCGCTGGTCATGAAGCTGGCCCTGGAGGCCCTGCAGCTGACCGGCGACGTCGAGGTCCGTGAGGCGCTCACGGCGGTCGCCGAGGCGGCGATGGAGCATCTGGCCAAACGCCGGCTGCCCGGGGACGGCGGTCCGGCCGAGCTGTGGGACGACGTCAGCGGCTTCCCCGGACTGGCCGGCCCCAAGCCCGACCGGCCGTCCTGGCGCCAGACCGAGAAGGTGGTCGAGGCGCTGGTCACCGCCGCCGTGGCCATCGAGCGGGAGCCGCTTCGCAGTACCCCGATGCAGGACCACCTCCTGGAGCTCCTGCATGAGGCAGAACGCATATATAACAGGGAACTGCTTCGCTCCGACCTCAGCGGCTTCAGGGCACTGACCGAGCGGCTCGACGAGATCGGAGACCTCATCCGCCGCGCCCGCGAACTCCGCCACCGTCGCACCGGAACGGCGATCGCGCTCACAGAACGGGCCCTCCGGCTGCTGGACGCGCTGGAACAGGCCCACGAGGACGCCGGACGGAGCCGCTGA
- a CDS encoding SCO2523 family variant P-loop protein: protein MLILAASDNGGTGRSVTSCNLAYRISLMGRDVAYLDFDFGSPNAGAIFEIPSLERGSRDGGLHSSILGRTSQPARAEIRGVTERTELTERPPGSGKLTLFPGDLGGAEFHVTSDHIDRVVQLFRKVEQEFDVCVVDLSAGRSAALDMSLHAVSPANRSKKADPVRLLLFHRWTTQHVIAASGLLFEDNGIISCAVDAGFGKSEFLRLVRTVRTAVPNSSAFGGESTPEQERWVVRSDDTLKALAKSRGLGQDMLLGTTPLEPMLLWREQILTDADVRRRLAKAETPRSFDNLAIKVIDDHAWEGF from the coding sequence ATGCTGATCCTCGCCGCTTCCGACAACGGCGGTACCGGCCGCTCGGTGACCAGCTGCAACCTGGCGTACCGGATCTCGTTGATGGGCCGGGACGTGGCGTACCTGGACTTCGACTTCGGGTCGCCGAACGCGGGCGCGATCTTCGAGATCCCGAGCCTGGAGCGGGGCAGCCGTGACGGCGGCCTGCACTCCTCCATCCTCGGCAGGACCTCGCAACCGGCGCGCGCCGAGATCCGCGGCGTGACGGAGCGCACGGAGCTCACGGAGCGGCCGCCGGGTTCGGGGAAGCTGACCTTGTTCCCCGGCGACCTCGGCGGTGCGGAGTTCCATGTCACCAGTGACCACATCGACAGGGTGGTGCAGCTCTTCCGCAAGGTCGAGCAGGAGTTCGACGTCTGCGTCGTCGATCTGAGCGCCGGCCGCTCGGCGGCACTGGACATGTCCTTGCACGCGGTCTCGCCGGCGAACCGGTCCAAGAAAGCCGATCCGGTCCGCCTGCTGCTGTTCCACCGGTGGACGACACAGCACGTGATCGCGGCCAGCGGCCTGCTGTTCGAGGACAACGGCATCATCTCGTGTGCCGTCGACGCGGGCTTCGGCAAGAGCGAGTTCCTCAGGCTGGTGCGTACGGTCCGCACCGCGGTGCCGAACTCGTCGGCCTTCGGCGGGGAGTCGACGCCCGAGCAGGAGCGCTGGGTCGTGCGCAGCGATGACACGCTCAAGGCCCTGGCGAAGAGCCGAGGGCTGGGGCAGGACATGTTGCTCGGGACCACTCCGTTGGAGCCGATGTTGCTGTGGCGGGAGCAGATCCTCACGGATGCGGACGTCAGGCGCCGGCTGGCCAAGGCAGAGACCCCGCGCTCGTTCGACAATCTGGCGATCAAGGTGATCGACGACCACGCGTGGGAAGGATTCTGA